Proteins encoded by one window of Candidatus Obscuribacter sp.:
- a CDS encoding glycosyltransferase family 2 protein, translating to MSRVAPTVSLVIVAKNEERTIGSVIDAARPLVDEILVVDSGSTDSTIALCEERGARVIHQDWLGYARQKNFALELATKDWILSLDADEILTPALVQEITQLKQSPLFEKFDGYKLPRVLYIGDTPVKHGGFYPDAQLRLFKRGKGHWGERLVHEAIKMDGPVTVLKNHMDHYSYKTVDDFANAMDKYARLSAQEFYNRGDAKVRSSLVKELFSPTWSFIYRYVGRAGFMDGALGLKLATIYADYVRNKVRYLRELVKSR from the coding sequence GTGAGTCGAGTGGCACCTACAGTATCGCTAGTGATTGTCGCTAAAAACGAGGAGCGCACTATCGGTAGTGTCATAGATGCTGCGCGTCCGCTCGTCGATGAGATTTTAGTCGTTGATTCTGGTTCGACTGACAGTACAATCGCCTTGTGCGAGGAGCGCGGAGCTAGAGTGATACATCAAGATTGGCTTGGTTATGCCAGGCAAAAAAACTTTGCTCTGGAGCTTGCCACCAAAGACTGGATTCTCAGTCTTGATGCTGATGAGATCCTTACGCCAGCCCTTGTGCAAGAGATAACGCAACTAAAGCAGTCTCCGCTTTTTGAAAAGTTTGATGGCTATAAACTACCGAGAGTTTTGTACATCGGTGATACTCCAGTTAAACATGGTGGCTTTTATCCTGACGCCCAGCTTCGTCTATTTAAGCGCGGTAAAGGACACTGGGGAGAGCGTCTTGTGCATGAAGCAATAAAAATGGATGGACCTGTCACTGTCCTCAAAAACCACATGGACCATTACTCATATAAGACAGTTGATGACTTTGCCAATGCCATGGATAAATACGCCAGGTTGTCAGCACAGGAGTTTTATAACCGCGGGGACGCAAAAGTACGCAGTAGCCTGGTCAAGGAGTTATTCAGTCCGACCTGGTCTTTTATCTATCGCTATGTTGGTCGAGCTGGATTTATGGATGGGGCTCTGGGGCTTAAACTCGCTACAATTTATGCAGACTATGTGCGCAATAAAGTGCGGTATTTAAGAGAGCTGGTAAAGTCACGCTAA
- a CDS encoding HD domain-containing protein, which translates to MPRAANKRTYLDPIHQDIVLDRDKPAERLVVDLIDAVEFQRLRRIHQLGVSYFTFQGAEGSRFTHSVGVMHVAARLCDILVSSLPQAEEQRAVILASALLHDVGHGPFSHVTEKILNYDHEDWSCKIISGDTEIRSILDSYKELPGIADKVAQVLKKTYTPHYVSHVVSSQLDCDRMDYLLRDSYMTGTAYGHFAMKRILRSIEVDEENDRMIVVGEKGQIAVEDYLFARYSMYAQVYYHRKNLAARAMLGKLVKRAQYVLSQKPGQISFIDEPTSLWLRGEKLEVSDYLKLDDVQFFYHIKRWLDDKDQILSNLAFRFLNRRIFRASRINSRDAAEINKIEELAKKAVAAVGLDPDYYVGVESTGFRPYDYYRPEAEHPQTNIVVRTESGELKELSQLSLPIEALVRGNYESYWLVYPQEATEKIMAIKEPALTFAKPH; encoded by the coding sequence ATGCCAAGAGCAGCAAACAAAAGGACTTACCTCGATCCTATCCACCAGGATATTGTGCTGGACCGAGACAAGCCCGCTGAAAGGCTTGTAGTGGATTTGATTGACGCAGTTGAATTTCAACGACTGCGCCGCATCCATCAACTGGGTGTCTCCTATTTCACTTTTCAAGGCGCTGAAGGCTCGCGCTTTACCCACTCTGTAGGCGTTATGCATGTGGCAGCCAGACTCTGTGACATCCTTGTCTCAAGCTTGCCACAAGCCGAAGAGCAAAGAGCGGTAATACTGGCATCAGCACTCTTGCACGATGTTGGTCACGGACCATTTAGCCATGTCACCGAAAAAATCCTCAATTATGACCACGAAGACTGGTCCTGCAAAATAATCTCTGGTGACACTGAGATACGCTCAATATTGGACTCATATAAAGAGTTGCCGGGCATAGCAGACAAAGTCGCTCAAGTCCTCAAAAAAACTTACACGCCGCATTATGTATCCCATGTGGTCTCCAGTCAGCTCGACTGTGATCGTATGGATTATCTATTGCGCGATAGTTATATGACCGGCACTGCCTACGGACATTTTGCGATGAAGCGCATCTTGCGCTCAATAGAAGTAGACGAAGAAAACGATCGCATGATTGTGGTAGGCGAAAAGGGACAAATCGCGGTAGAAGACTATCTCTTTGCTCGTTACTCGATGTACGCGCAAGTCTATTATCACCGCAAAAACCTGGCTGCTCGTGCCATGCTCGGCAAACTGGTCAAGCGTGCACAATATGTACTGAGCCAAAAGCCCGGTCAAATCAGCTTTATCGATGAGCCAACATCGCTCTGGCTCAGAGGCGAAAAACTAGAAGTAAGTGACTATCTCAAACTCGATGATGTGCAATTCTTTTATCACATCAAACGCTGGCTTGATGACAAAGATCAGATTTTGAGCAATCTCGCCTTCCGCTTCCTCAATCGCCGCATCTTTAGAGCAAGTCGCATCAATAGCCGCGATGCTGCCGAAATCAATAAAATCGAAGAGCTAGCAAAAAAAGCTGTAGCCGCTGTAGGACTCGACCCTGACTATTATGTCGGTGTTGAATCAACTGGCTTTAGACCTTACGACTATTACCGTCCAGAAGCTGAGCATCCTCAGACCAACATAGTGGTGCGCACCGAATCTGGTGAACTAAAAGAACTCTCACAGCTATCTCTCCCGATAGAAGCCCTCGTAAGAGGCAACTATGAGTCCTACTGGCTCGTTTATCCGCAAGAAGCAACAGAAAAAATCATGGCGATAAAAGAACCTGCTCTCACTTTTGCCAAACCACACTAA
- a CDS encoding KH domain-containing protein, producing the protein MAEYILKVLAKDPDALQFERQQLNPGRSRVSVTCDPLVTGRLIGKDGRTITALRSLIRAAASRYGKRVDIEVS; encoded by the coding sequence TTGGCAGAGTACATACTTAAGGTACTCGCCAAAGATCCTGACGCCTTGCAGTTTGAAAGACAACAATTAAACCCGGGTCGCAGCCGGGTCTCCGTCACTTGCGATCCACTCGTCACCGGTCGTTTGATTGGTAAAGACGGTCGCACCATCACGGCACTGCGCTCGCTCATCAGAGCAGCCGCCAGCCGCTACGGCAAAAGAGTAGATATCGAAGTCTCCTGA
- the ffh gene encoding signal recognition particle protein, translating to MFDNLTDKLNGAFRTLAGTDKLTADNIEEAIREVRKSLLEADVSLKVVKIFISNVRQKALGADVLESVSPAQQFIKIVHDELVTILGGEYSPLDITGKPAIIMMVGLQGAGKTTACGKLAFKLKAEGEKPLLVACDVQRPAAITQLETLGKQIDVPVFTIAGSQDVQEIADQAIARAKAEGLSPVILDTAGRLQVDTALMAELLILDRFLKPQEKLLVVDSMTGQEAVNVAETFNTQLDLTGLLLTKVDGDARGGAALSVREAVGKPVKFISTGEKLDNLETFYPDRMAGRILDMGDVLSLVEKAQKSIDEKEATETMMEMFSKDLNFESFVKMQKMMSGLGNMGDIMKMFGFGGMFGISTEQQKQIATEGEAMMSRYQIAISSMTMEERRNPDLIDFKRRRRISKGSGLKDNEIGKMLNEFQKMRDVFRQLRGMMGGGFPGMPGGMPGGMPGGFPGMGGFPGMGGFPGMGGPGAKPGSGPAMPPGFSKPAAGKPGYSGGAFFNKKKKKKK from the coding sequence ATGTTCGACAATCTCACAGACAAACTAAACGGGGCCTTCCGCACACTGGCTGGTACAGACAAACTGACAGCGGACAATATCGAAGAAGCTATCCGTGAGGTGCGCAAGTCACTGCTCGAAGCCGACGTCAGCTTAAAGGTCGTCAAAATCTTTATCTCCAATGTGCGCCAAAAGGCTCTCGGTGCCGACGTACTGGAGTCAGTCAGTCCCGCTCAGCAATTTATCAAAATCGTCCATGACGAGCTAGTCACCATCCTCGGTGGCGAGTATAGCCCACTCGATATCACGGGCAAACCAGCTATCATCATGATGGTCGGTCTCCAGGGTGCTGGTAAGACCACTGCCTGCGGCAAGCTTGCTTTTAAACTCAAAGCCGAAGGCGAAAAGCCTCTACTAGTCGCTTGCGACGTACAAAGACCGGCTGCCATCACCCAGTTAGAGACTCTCGGTAAGCAAATCGATGTCCCTGTATTTACCATCGCCGGTAGCCAGGACGTACAAGAGATAGCCGATCAAGCCATTGCTCGTGCCAAAGCCGAAGGACTGAGCCCAGTTATCCTCGATACCGCCGGTCGTCTGCAAGTAGACACCGCACTTATGGCGGAGCTACTGATTCTCGATAGATTCCTCAAGCCCCAAGAAAAACTGCTCGTGGTGGACTCCATGACCGGTCAAGAAGCAGTCAACGTAGCTGAGACTTTTAACACCCAGCTCGATCTCACTGGTCTTTTGCTCACCAAAGTAGATGGCGATGCCAGAGGCGGTGCCGCTCTCTCAGTCAGAGAAGCAGTGGGCAAGCCAGTTAAGTTTATCTCTACAGGTGAAAAACTCGACAACCTCGAAACCTTTTATCCAGACCGCATGGCAGGCCGTATCCTCGATATGGGCGACGTGCTCTCACTAGTCGAAAAAGCACAAAAGAGCATCGACGAAAAAGAAGCCACCGAGACCATGATGGAGATGTTTAGCAAGGATCTCAATTTTGAGTCATTTGTCAAAATGCAAAAAATGATGAGCGGCCTGGGCAACATGGGCGACATCATGAAAATGTTTGGCTTTGGCGGCATGTTTGGTATCAGTACCGAGCAACAAAAACAAATCGCCACAGAAGGCGAAGCGATGATGAGCCGTTATCAAATTGCCATCAGCTCCATGACAATGGAAGAAAGACGCAATCCAGATCTGATAGATTTCAAGAGAAGACGTCGCATCTCCAAAGGCTCCGGTCTCAAAGATAATGAGATTGGCAAAATGTTAAATGAGTTTCAAAAAATGCGTGATGTCTTCCGTCAATTGCGCGGCATGATGGGCGGAGGCTTCCCCGGTATGCCTGGCGGAATGCCTGGTGGAATGCCCGGTGGCTTCCCTGGCATGGGTGGTTTTCCCGGTATGGGCGGCTTCCCAGGTATGGGTGGACCCGGCGCCAAACCAGGATCTGGACCAGCGATGCCTCCTGGCTTTAGCAAACCAGCTGCGGGCAAACCTGGCTATTCCGGCGGAGCATTCTTTAATAAGAAGAAGAAGAAAAAGAAGTAA
- a CDS encoding tetratricopeptide repeat protein has product MRSRSKHIKGLLFALSLSLVLFAPAAMSYVDPAFDQGLIKMKAADYDGAAECFGESLGLNPNDPRSLVLRGECFYKMGNYAFAIQDCTTAIQYAPNNIRAYLIRGICHSNLGKDGMAILDFQNAIKLDPKLAEAFFNHTTGGGVPALKKLEKLSDGAVPDNNGNPMASDNAVDADQDNSSGLNVHAIKDYQEAMSSLYPNGYSKPTATAPVNINDGNNAAQGAAQTANQGTGKADGPSGEYKFGGNGGNAGTHAGDFTGQGKIKKNLTPAQADQEANGDNAVGLKKEASTTKTRLPYIFKDSQNNADLESSDIIAKSRNERFTPNLDQDPDRGQFGLVPGSGEFQGDAKQAIYDFSQGLKMDVSNAEYFYKRAKAWQKLGKVNEAMGDFNHAILQDPQQAKYYIGRASLYYQLGRAVLMDADIVAARNCNPDLPAVIHFNLTKLPANTQWAGDGPD; this is encoded by the coding sequence ATGCGCTCTCGCTCTAAACATATAAAAGGTTTGCTTTTTGCCCTGAGCCTCTCACTGGTGCTTTTTGCTCCAGCGGCGATGAGCTATGTCGATCCGGCCTTTGATCAAGGTCTAATCAAAATGAAAGCAGCCGACTATGACGGAGCAGCAGAGTGCTTTGGCGAGTCTCTCGGTCTAAATCCCAACGATCCTCGCTCGCTGGTTTTACGCGGCGAATGTTTTTACAAAATGGGCAATTACGCCTTCGCTATTCAAGATTGCACCACCGCTATCCAGTATGCACCAAACAACATCCGCGCTTATTTGATACGCGGCATCTGCCATAGCAATCTGGGCAAAGACGGCATGGCTATTTTGGACTTCCAAAATGCTATCAAGCTCGATCCCAAACTGGCCGAAGCCTTTTTTAACCACACTACAGGTGGTGGCGTACCAGCCCTCAAAAAATTAGAAAAATTGAGCGACGGTGCTGTACCCGACAATAACGGCAATCCCATGGCCAGCGATAATGCAGTAGACGCCGATCAAGATAATAGCTCGGGTCTCAATGTCCACGCCATTAAGGACTATCAAGAAGCGATGAGCTCACTTTATCCCAATGGCTACTCAAAACCTACAGCCACAGCGCCAGTCAATATCAATGATGGTAATAACGCCGCTCAGGGAGCAGCCCAGACAGCCAATCAGGGCACTGGTAAAGCCGACGGACCTAGTGGCGAATACAAATTTGGTGGCAATGGTGGCAATGCCGGTACTCACGCTGGCGATTTTACCGGTCAGGGCAAAATCAAAAAAAATCTCACACCAGCTCAGGCTGATCAAGAAGCAAACGGTGACAATGCTGTCGGTCTAAAAAAGGAAGCGTCTACAACCAAAACAAGATTGCCTTACATATTTAAGGACAGTCAAAACAATGCCGACTTGGAGAGCAGCGATATCATCGCCAAGTCTCGCAACGAGCGCTTTACGCCCAATCTAGATCAAGACCCAGATCGCGGACAATTTGGTCTGGTACCAGGATCTGGTGAGTTTCAGGGTGATGCTAAACAGGCTATTTATGACTTTAGCCAGGGTCTTAAAATGGACGTCAGCAATGCTGAGTATTTTTACAAGCGGGCCAAAGCCTGGCAAAAGCTTGGCAAAGTCAATGAAGCAATGGGTGATTTTAACCATGCTATTTTACAAGACCCACAACAAGCTAAGTACTACATAGGCAGAGCATCGCTCTACTATCAACTTGGACGTGCCGTCTTAATGGATGCAGATATCGTCGCTGCTCGCAACTGCAATCCTGATTTGCCCGCTGTTATTCACTTTAATCTAACCAAACTACCAGCCAACACACAGTGGGCTGGAGATGGTCCAGACTAA
- the rpsP gene encoding 30S ribosomal protein S16: protein MVKLRLKRVGAKKAPHYRIVAVDSRMRRDGMPIEELGYYNPRSKELNVNREAVEKWMKVGAQASDTVASLLKRDQGASAQAAGA, encoded by the coding sequence GTGGTTAAACTCAGACTCAAACGAGTCGGCGCCAAAAAAGCCCCTCATTACCGTATAGTTGCTGTTGATTCTCGTATGAGACGGGATGGCATGCCTATTGAAGAATTAGGCTACTACAATCCCCGTAGTAAAGAACTCAACGTCAATAGGGAAGCGGTAGAGAAATGGATGAAGGTCGGGGCTCAAGCAAGCGATACGGTAGCAAGCCTTTTAAAAAGGGACCAAGGCGCTTCGGCCCAAGCAGCGGGCGCGTAA
- a CDS encoding DUF4149 domain-containing protein: protein MIKLARILRLISLAMLFGGGAAIVFAVITLVHVAVASGVPRNEAAAANAPIFIEFAKVAAVFAFTLVVAEAVEIKGDLKNLEKKKRWPMARYFASVICAVATFIFAFAIVPPMKELLPSLKTNPDAKAQFDKMHETSRLIFSTTIVFALASLVIPVLALPKQVD from the coding sequence ATGATCAAATTAGCTCGCATACTCAGGTTGATATCACTGGCGATGCTCTTCGGCGGCGGCGCTGCCATTGTCTTTGCTGTGATTACACTGGTGCACGTAGCGGTAGCTAGTGGCGTACCTCGCAACGAAGCAGCAGCAGCTAACGCCCCCATCTTTATAGAGTTTGCCAAAGTAGCCGCTGTCTTTGCCTTTACCCTGGTGGTAGCAGAAGCAGTTGAAATCAAAGGCGACCTCAAAAACCTGGAAAAGAAAAAGAGATGGCCCATGGCTCGTTATTTTGCCAGCGTCATTTGCGCCGTGGCTACATTTATATTTGCTTTTGCCATCGTGCCACCAATGAAAGAATTGCTACCTTCACTCAAGACTAATCCCGATGCTAAGGCCCAATTTGACAAAATGCACGAGACCTCGCGCTTGATTTTTAGCACCACCATAGTTTTTGCCCTGGCTTCACTTGTGATACCAGTCCTGGCTCTGCCCAAGCAAGTAGATTGA